From Anopheles coluzzii chromosome 3, AcolN3, whole genome shotgun sequence, the proteins below share one genomic window:
- the LOC120956493 gene encoding sodium channel protein Nach — protein sequence MNHHKSNASARSGRKRTEKFIGQADSNGPVGWLLRLFKSISTFVLIFLEQGAVHGLAYLGKPLLHILERLFWLVLIVVSIYFSVVLSFVSWERYQSKSTVVAIEKDHYYWNTSMPSLTICPLKRIYRPYLLNYCSKNGITKEEDQAELFDFLESLANSTFINFQNIKHSDNVDSLLDVLQIQPENYMKIIYNLTRDLTRLDDTELRVRTQSNLEFLRTHQTLTEYGICYTTNSFISSNLTASLLLTGRELPLDDFYSTRTVHNVRYGNLFDGDITYSFIGFEPPITIFYHSPYETLNIAKYQPLTNEAHEYETFSIEIVTTKDFKEDTTISQRGCRFHYESNLTHYSIYTKGICLQECRIQLAYKLCGCIPHFYPNPEGPRAKKVCHYKQLIKCFPRYQKLFLEFKQDINDKKGIPCYCEQNCVDSKVIIEHRQVLKQTQKLIGSIGGLIVVKRYPLVRFSRQLLFTFTDLLVSIGGTAGFFLGFSVLGMVEILYFFTLRLLWYIVGRR from the exons ATGAACCATCATAAATCAAACGCATCTGCCCGGAGTGGTAGAAAACGGACGGAAAAGTTCATCGGACAAGCGGACTCGAACGGCCCTGTCGGTTGGTTGCTGAGACTGTTCAAATCAATCAGCACGTTTGTGTTAATCTTTCTCGAGCAAGGTGCAGTGCATGGGTTGGCCTATTTGGGTAAACCGTTGCTGCATATTCTGGAAAG ACTCTTCTGGTTAGTGCTGATTGTCGTGTCTATTTATTTCTCCGTCGTGCTGAGCTTCGTGTCCTGGGAGCGTTATCAGAGCAAGAGTACGGTCGTTGCGATCGAAAAGGATCACTACTACTGGAACACTTCTATGCCGAGTCTTACTATTTGTCCGCTAAAACGTATTTATCGACCATATTTACTGAACTATTGCAG CAAAAATGGCATCACTAAAGAGGAAGATCAAGCCGAGCTGTTCGACTTTCTGGAATCGTTGGCCAACTCGACCTTTATCAACTTTCAGAACATCAAGCACAGTGACAATGTGGAC AGCCTGCTGGACGTACTTCAGATCCAGCCGGAAAACTACATGAAGATTATATACAATCTTACCCGCGATCTGACCCGCCTGGACGACACGGAGCTGCGCGTTCGGACGCAAAGCAACCTGGAGTTCTTACGCACCCATCAAACACTCACCGAGTACGGTATCTGCTACACCACCAACAGTTTTATCTCGTCTAATTTAACCGCAAG TTTGTTGCTGACCGGGAGGGAGCTACCGTTGGACGATTTCTACTCGACGCGTACAGTGCACAATGTCCGGTACGGGAACCTTTTCGACGGCGACATCACGTACAGCTTTATTGGCTTTGAGCCACCGATTACG ATCTTTTATCACAGCCCTTATGAAACACTGAACATCGCAAAGTATCAGCCACTGACGAACGAGGCACATGAGTATGAAACGTTTTCTATCGAAATCGTCACCACGAAGGACTTTAAAGA GGATACTACCATCTCCCAGCGAGGCTGCCGGTTTCATTACGAGTCCAACCTGACGCACTATTCCATCTACACTAAGGGCATCTGTCTGCAAGAGTGTCGCATTCAGCTGGCGTACAAACTGTGTGGATGTATTCCTCATTTCTATCCTAATCCTG AAGGACCAAGAGCAAAGAAGGTGTGCCACTACAAGCAGCTGATAAAGTGTTTTCCGCGCTACCAGAAGCTGTTCCTCGAGTTCAAGCAGGACATTAACGACAAAAAGGGTATACCGTGCTACTGCGAGCAGAACTGTGTCGACTCGAAGGTTATCATCGAGCACAGACAG GTTCTGAAGCAAACGCAAAAGCTTATCGGCAGCATCGGTGGGCTGATTGTTGTGAAGCGCTACCCTTTGGTACGGTTCAGCCGGCAGCTACTGTTTACCTTCACTGATTTGTTGG TATCGATTGGAGGTACGGCCGGATTTTTCCTTGGTTTCAGTGTGCTCGGTATGGTGGAAATACTGTACTTTTTCACCCTCCGTTTGTTGTGGTATATTGTGGGACGACGTTAG
- the LOC120956499 gene encoding protein obstructor-E translates to MKAVAKFSLSFLVLVSVIFGLSTAQTQLRRQYELNRRTPGSGPAVRNREPAASDAPVRSPVRQQGPVQASASDEIDPELSENCPEPNGYFADAEQCDKYYQCRDGQITEKLCPDGMVFNDYDSDQEKCDLPFNIDCSKRPKLQTPIASLHCPRQNGYFASETGACDKFYYCVDGMFNMITCPEGLVFNPRTGICTWPDEAQKKGCSSEDVFKFTCPKVNETEGATHPRYADPDDCQFFYVCINGETPRRNGCKLGQAFDDVAKHCEWARKVPDCADWYKDRLTDKQLEELENPPTPKPKPANSPSKVSRRRPSKRPKQPVDDSE, encoded by the exons GACTCTCCACTGCCCAGACGCAGCTCCGAAGGCAGTATGAGCTAAACCGTCGAACACCGGGCAGTGGCCCCGCGGTACGCAACCGTGAGCCTGCCGCGTCCGACGCACCAGTCCGCAGCCCAGTGCGTCAGCAGGGCCCGGTACAGGCGTCCGCCTCGGACGAGATTGATCCGGAGCTGTCGGAGAACTGTCCCGAGCCGAACGGATACTTTGCAGATGCGGAACAGTGTGACAAGTACTACCAGTGCCGCGATGGACAGATTACGGAGAAACTGTGCCCGGACGGTATGGTGTTCAACGATTACGACTCCGATCAGGAGAAGTGCGATCTGCCCTTCAACATTGACTGCAGCAAACGCCCAAAGCTCC AGACACCCATAGCGTCCCTGCACTGTCCCCGCCAGAACGGTTACTTTGCCAGCGAGACTGGTGCGTGCGATAAGTTCTACTACTGCGTGGACGGTATGTTCAACATGATCACCTGCCCGGAAGGGTTGGTGTTTAATCCACGCACCGGCATCTGCACCTGGCCGGACGAGGCCCAGAAGAAGGGCTGCTCGTCGGAGGACGTGTTCAAGTTTACCTGCCCGAAGGTAAACGAAACCGAGGGAGCGACCCATCCACGCTATGCCGATCCGGACGATTGTCAGTTCTTCTACGTGTGCATCAACGGTGAAACACCGCGCCGCAACGGGTGCAAACTCGGACAGGCGTTCGACGATGTGGCCAAGCACTGCGAGTGGGCCCGAAAGGTGCCAGATTG TGCCGACTGGTATAAGGATCGTCTTACCGACAAGCAACTCGAGGAGCTGGAAAATCCACCGACACCCAAGCCGAAGCCTGCCAACAGCCCGTCGAAGGTTTCCCGCCGACGTCCGTCCAAGCGACCGAAGCAACCGGTTGATGATTCGGAATAG